The genomic window AAAACTTCCTTGTTTCTAAAGCTTCTACCTGTTATAACAGGTATAACTTTTCTTACACCTAACTCAGTGGATTTTTGAACTATTAACTCAAAAGTTTTTAATTCCAGAGGAACTGACTGGTAAAGAGTTATATGAACCTCTGGTGCCTCTACATGAACCTCCTCTATTATCTCACAAAGTGCTTCACTTTTTCTGTTATCAACCAGAACACAGGAGTAAAGCTTACCTTCCCATATTACGCCTATAGTTTCTCCTTTACTTATCCTTCTTACTTTAAGGTGTCTTAACTCCTCGTCAGTTATGTAAAAGGTGTTACCTTTTCTTTTTTCAGATATGAATATGTGCATGGGGGCGGGGCGAGAACGCCCCAAAGGTTGGATTTTACTTTATGCTGTCTCTGAGGTCTTTGGCAGGTTTAAAAGCTACAACCTTCCTGGCAGGTATCTGGATAACCTGACCAGTCCTGGGGTTCCTGCCCTTCCTGGCAGCCCTCTTCTTAACGGTGAATATACCCAGCCCAGGAATGGCGATCCTCTCGCCCTTCTTCAGGGCTTTGGATATAGCTCCGACGGCTGCCTTGAGAGCAGCATCCGCCTCTTTCTTGGTGATGCCCGCCTGCTTGGCGACCTCTGCAACAAGCTCTGCCTTTGTCATAGCACGACCCTCCCAAATAGAATTTAGCGCTGATATAGATAATACATAACTTCTTTTGATTTTGCAAGCTTTTTCTTTAGACTATAATTATCTTTCAGCCATTTTTTATGGGCTCATGGAGGTCTGGTGAATGGACTATAAGAGTACTCTTAACCTTCCAAGAACAGAATTTCCGATGAAAGCCAACCTTGCAGACAAAGAGCCACAGATACTTAAGAGGTGGGGTAACTTATATGAAAAAATCAGAGAACTGAGGAAAGGTAGAGAAATTTTCCTATTACACGACGGTCCACCCTACGCAAACGGTCATATCCACATCGGGCATGCTCTGAACAAGATACTCAAGGACATAATAAATAAGTACAACCTCCTAACAGGTAAGGATATCATCTACGTACCTGGTTGGGATTGTCACGGCCTTCCCATAGAAAGACAGGTTGAGAAGGAACTAAAGGAAAGGAAGATAAGGAAAGAAGACCTTCCAAAGGGAGAGTTCAGAAAGCTCTGCAGGGATTATGCTAACAGATTTGTGGATATACAGAGGGAAGAATTTATCAGGCTTGGAGTTATAGGAGATTGGAAAACCCCTTATCTGACGATGGACCCTAAGTACGAAGCTCAAGAGGTCAGAGAGTTGGGAAGATTCTATGAGAAGGGTCTTGCCTACAGGAGTAAGAAGCCGGTTTACTGGTGTATTTACGATATGACTGCAGAAGCTGAGGCTGAAGTTGAGTATCAGGAAAAAGAAGACCCAAGCGTCTACGTTAAATTTCCTGTAACGGGTATGAAGGATACATACCTTGTCATATGGACGACTACGCCATGGACTCTACCTGCAAACCTCGGTGTAATGGTTGGTGAAGATTATACTTACGTTTACTTCAGAACCACAGTGGGAACGTTTATAGTTGCCCAGGAGCTTCTTGAATCCTTTAGGGAAGTTACGGGATTGGACGGAGAGGTTTTTAAAAAGGTGAAAGGGAGTGAACTTGTTGGGGTGTCTTACGAGCATCCTTTCGTTCAGAGGAGTGAGCTTAAGGACCACCTTTCTGAGGAGACCTTAAAGAATATGTGGAAGGTTTATCCCTCTGAATTCGTTGAGCTTGGAACGGGTACGGGTTTGGTTCACATGGCACCTGGCCACGGTCAGGAGGACTATACGGTAGGTATAAGGTACGGTCTTGAACCCTACTCTCCCCTGGACGACTCAGGTAGATTCGTCTCGCCTGCTCCGGATTTCCTTTTAGGAGTTAGGGTCTTTGATGCAAATGCTCTTATAGTTAACCTACTGAAGGAAAAGGGCTATCTGCTACATCATAGCAAGGTTAAGCATTCATATCCCCATTGCTGGCGTTGCAAGAACCCTGTAATATTTAGGGCTACCCATCAATGGTTCATAGGTATGGAAGCCAGACTAAATTCCAGCACCCTCAGAGAGGTGGCTCTCACAGAGATAGAAAGGGTGAGGTGGATACCAGATTACGGAAAGAACCGTATCAAGAGCATGGTTGAGAACAGACCTGACTGGTGTATATCAAGACAGAGATACTGGGGGGTTCCTATTGCTGTTTTCTACTGCAAGCAGTGCGGAGAGGTGGCTTCGGAAAAGGAGGTTTTTGAGCACGTTGCTAACCTCATTGAGGAGAATGAATTTGGTGCTGACGTATGGTTTGAGAAAGATGAGAGAGAATTACTTCCAGAGGGGTACAGGTGCAAGAGATGCGGAAGCGCAGAATTTAAAAAGGAAGAGGACATTCTTGATGTCTGGTTTGATTCAGGATGCTCTCACGCTTCGGTTATAAGGCCTCTCGGTTTTGATAGGGCTGATATGTATCTTGAAGGTTCAGACCAGCACAGGGGTTGGTTCCAGGCGTCGCTTCTTGAGTCAGTTGGTTCTTACGGACACGCGCCCTATAAAGCCGTTCTTACCCATGGATTTACAGTTGATGAAAAAGGCAGAAAGATGTCCAAGTCTTTAGGGAATGTGGTCTCTCCCCAGGAAATAATTGATAAGTACGGGGCTGATATACTCAGGTTATGGGTGGCTTCCGAAGATTATTCTGAAGATGTAAAGCTTGGGAGCTCAATACTCAAAAATCTTATTGATGATTACAGGAAGATAAGGAATACCCTTAGGTTTCTACTTGCAAATCTTTACGATTTTGACCCAAATAGAGACAGGGTTGAACCGAATAAACTTCACCACTTTGATAGGTGGATGCTTTCTTATCTACAGGGGATTCTGAAGGAAGTTCATAGACATTACAGTAACTATGTGTTTCATAGGGTTTATCACCTTATAAGGAACTTCTGTACAACCACCCTTTCCTCCCTTTACCTTGACGTTCTGAAAGACAGGCTGTACGTTTACTCTCCAAATAGCTGGGAAAGGAGGTCAGCTCAGACAGTTCTTTACGAGCTCCTCATCGCCTTATCTACTTCTATAGCTCCTTTTCTAAGTTTCACAGCCGAAGAGGTCTGGGAGTATATCAGAGGTATTAATCCGCATCTTGAAGAGAGCGTATTCCTGAGTGAGATTCCAAAGCCCGATGAAGCCCTGATAGATGGAAAACTTGAGGCAGAGTACTCAAAACTGCTTAAGGTCAGGGATGAGGTTCTCAGTGCCCTTGAGAAAGCCAGGAAAGAGAATCTGATAAGGCACCCTTACGAGGCAAAGGTCTATATACAAACTAAAGGTGAACTCTTGGACCTTCTTGAGAAGTACAAAGACTACATCAACTTTCTTTTTACCGTAAGTCAGGTTGAACTTGACAAGGGTGGTGATATAGTGGTTGCTGGTGAGGAGGTAGAGAACCTAACCTTAGGTGTCTCCCATGCTGTCGGAAAGAAATGTCCAAGGTGCTGGATTTATTACAGGGAAGAAGAGTTTGACGGAGAAGTTTGCCAGAGATGTTGCAATGCCTTGAAGGAAATGGGATATGTTTGCACTTAAATCATACTATTATTTGGAAATAGTCTTACATTTATTTCCCTGAGGAGGATTGAGATGAAGAGAGAGAGTATTCCCCTCCTTGACTTCTTAAAGGAAGCTAAGGGAAAGATACTTATACTTACCCATGAGAATCCAGACGGTGATGCCCTTGGTAGCGCCATGGCTCTTTATCTTTTCCTGAAGAAGGTTGGCAAAGATGTTACGGTAGGGTGCAAAGATAAGATACCCCATTTCCTTGACTTTATACCTCATTCGGAGGAGGTCATCAGCATCCCCGATGGAAAGTTCTACGACATAGGGATAATAGTTGATTCAGCGGGATTTTACAGAGCGGGAACAGAGGTTAAGGTTGCTACCAGGATAAGGATAGACCATCATGTTGGGGGTGAGTTCTACGGTAGATACGATTACATAGATCCAAAGTCACCAGCTACTGCCGCACTTATATATGAACTTATTTCAGCTTGGGATGAAACTAAGATAGACGCCGATATAGCAACCTGCATATATGCAGGTCTTGCAACAGATACAGGCTTCTTTAAGTATTCAAATACCAATGAATATACCTTTGAGCTTGCAAAAAAACTGGTCCATTATGGGGCTGACCCGAACTACGTTTACAGAATGTTTTCAGAGAGAGAATCTATAAACAAGATGAAGCTTATAGCAAAGGTTTTGGAGACACTCACTCTTTATGAAGATGGTCTGGTTGCAGGGATAACTATATTTGACAGGTTCTTCAGGGAAACAGGAACGGAGTATTCTGACAGTGAAGGGCTTGTGAACTACCCCCGCTCCATAGAAGGTGTTGAAGTAGCTTTTGCCCTTATAGAGAAACCTGATGAGGGGATATGGAAGGTATCACTGAGAAGTAAAGTGAATGCGGATGTATCAAAGATAGCGGAAAGACTCGGAGGTGGCGGTCACAAGTACGCTTCCGGTGCTAAGATAAAGGCAAACTCCCATAAGGAAGCTCTTGATAAGCTGCTCTCAGAAATAAGAAAGCAGTTGGAGCTTCAGAAGATACATCACTGATGGCTCTGTTCGGTGCTCACGTTTCCTCCGCAGGTTCTATACTTAAAACCTTTGACAGAGCTAAAGAGGTTACCGCGGAGGTTTTTCAGTTTTTCCTTAGGAGTCCAAGAGCGTGGCGCTGGAAGGGTGTTAGTAATGAGTTAGTAAACACCTTTTCTCAAGAGCTTCAGAATTTTGGCAAACCTGTTATGGTTCATGCACCCTACCTTCTCAACCTGGCTTCTGCAGATTTGGAATTAAGGAATAGGTCTATATCGGTGTTCCTTGAGGAGCTTGAGCTGTGCGATAGAGCTGGCATCCACTTCTATAACTTTCACCCCGGTACAGCAAAGGGGATTTCGGAAGAGGAGGCTCTCAGGAATATAGTTTCATCTTTAGAAAGGGTGTTCAACTCCTACGAACCTAAAACGACTACTGTGCTCCTTGAAAATACCGCCGGGGAAAGGGGGGATATGGGTAAAAACTTCTCAGAGCTGAAGGAGATTATTGACCGTTTTCCAGGTGTAAAGCTTGGTGTTTGTATTGACACCTGTCATGCCTTCGCTTATGGGTATGAGATAAATAAGGAAGTGGGATTTTCCAGATTTCTCTCTGAAATTGAAAGAACGATCGGATTTGACAGGATAAAAGCTATACATGCGAACGATTCAAAGGTTCCTCTTGGAGGAAGGAGGGACAGACATGAGCATATAGGGGAGGGGTTTATAGGTTATGAGGGATTTAGAAACTTTTTGAGGCACGAATATCTTAGGGAACTTCCCTACTATATAGAAACTCCAAAGACAGGGGGTATGGACATTGTGAACCTTAATAGATTGAGAGAAATATACTCGTTGTAGAATTTTGGTGTGGCTGTGAGAGTGGTTATATCCAAAAGCAATCCAGATATACCCGACGAGTTCATCTTTAGCGTCCTTTCAAGTACGTTGGGCATGACGGAGGAGGAATACAAAAGTATTAGGGGAGAAGACGGTTCTGTGTCCCTTTACGTTCGGGACCCAGGGGTTATAATCAAGCTCCAGCAGATTCACGAGAAACACTCATCCCTTTTAAAGGTATCCTTTGAATCTGCACCTTCCGGAGGGGTTTTCAGTTTGACCAATGAAGCTGTGAAAGCCAACTGGGGGCTCGTTCTCTCATGGGGTGCTGTTGTAGTACTGATGGCTATACTTTCCCTCTTACCTATATTGGGTGTAGTCATAAACATATTCCTCAGTGTGTTTTACTATGCTTTCCCAATATTTGTAGCTCATCGCTTGAGTGGTTCGGAGTTGACTCCAGAAGGCGTTAGGGATGTAATGGCAAAGTTACGCTTGGGGGAGGCATTTTCCAGTTATCTTGGGGCAGGATTCGGATTCTGGTTAGGTTTTCTCGTTATGTATGTGCTTTCGGTTCTTATTTTTGTGGTACTTGCCCTACTTTTTGGGGGGCTTGGGGTTTTCTCAGACCTGATTAATCATGGAAGTTTGAAAGAGGGAGCGGTTGGAGCGGTCCTCCTTGTCTTTTTCCTCATGTTTCTATTCTGGTTATGGATCTTTTATTCTTTGCCCCTTATTGTGGCAAGATGTTTTGCAAAAGGTTCTCCCAGCTTTGAAAGTTCCTTTCTTGCTGTGCTATCAGTCTTTACCGTCCCCTTCATCAAGGAGAGTTTTAGTAACAGATATGTGGGTATAGGAGGGATATGGTCTCTCGCCTTGACCGTTGGTGTGATGGGACTTGTAGTGTCTCTTGTTTTAATAATAACGATACCTGTTTCTGTCCTGATACTCTACTGGCTTCAGATATTTCTCTCAGTGTGTGCTGTGTTTTATATTAAAAAGTCATGAAAGCTTATCCTGCTTGCATTCCCTGTTTGATTAACCAGGGATTGAATGCTGTAAAGAAGCTGGGCTTGGGGGACGAGGTTGAGAGGGAGATAGCGGTGCGCTCCCTGAAGTTTCTCTCAGAAGTTAAAGAGTTTGACAAATCTCCTGCTTACTACGCCTACTTCATACAGAAGCTTGTGAAGGAGTTGTCTGGAACAGAGGACCCATTCTGGAAGCAGAAAAAACTTGCAAACGAGGTGGCTCTTAATATGCTTCCCGAGCTTGAAAAGGAGCTTGAACACGCTGAAGACCAGCTTGCCTATGCTCTGAGGTTAGCGGCAGTCGGAAATTATATAGACTTTGCCATAAGGGGAGACCTCAACATATCCGAAGACTTAACCAAACTCTTAAAATCAAGTTTTTTCGTCTGGGATTATGCAGTCTTCAGGGAAAGGTTGTCCTCCTCCAACATGGTTCTCATAATAGGGGATAACGCTGGGGAAATAGTTTTTGATAAACCCCTTGTGAAGCTCCTAAAAAACATGGGGAAAGAGGTTTTTTATGCAGTTAAAGGGGCTCCAATACTGAATGATGCTACCTACGAAGATGCCGTTGAGGTTTCAATGACTGGGTTATGTAATGTCGTTGATAACGGTTCTGATAAGGTGGGTACGTGGCTTGAAGACTGTTCGGAGGATTTCTTGAAGCTCTTCTATGATTCCGACATAGTAATAAGCAAGGGACAGGCGAACTTTGAGACTCTGAGCGGCGTGAGCAGAGAGGTTTTCTTCCTCTTAGTGGCAAAATGCGAACCTATAGCCAACGAAGTGGGCGGCGAGGTGAGGAGGTTCATACTTAAGTTCAAGCCCACAAAAACAACATGAGCCAAAGCTTAAAGGCTATAATATCAATTATGAATAGATGGGGAAGAGTTCTAAAGGCGCTCTGTGAAGAAGCCAAAGAGGAAGGCATTGAACTTCATATCCTTGAAGCGGATGAAGACCTGAATTGGTTCGGGGCTCCTCTGGAAGGATTCTGCACCGAGGAAATGTATTCCAAGACAGACGCTCAGCTGTTCAAGGATATTAAAGGTAGCATATCCGACAAGTTGGCAAGAGGAGAGATAGTTGCCTACGTCAGCCCTATCAACTTCCAGGTAGATATATATGAAGCAGATAGACGTAGGTTCGCGAGTGCAAACACCTCAAGACCCTTTGCAGTTACCAGGGACGGTTTCAGGGTGGGTTTTTTTGAAAGTAAGAACTCTGCCGTTGATTTCTTCCTTAAAGTTGGAAAGAGGCTCAGGGAGGAAGGTCTTTCCCTTCATCTCTTTTATTGAGCCTTTTCTCTCTTCTTCTCTCCTTGTAAACCTCCTGTCTGCACTCCCTTATGACCTTCTTGTACTTGTAGTAAACACCAGGTACGTTTATAGGTAGCTTGTAGTATTTTTGAAGGACAAGCATTATATCCTCTGTAGTCATATACTTGTGGTTCCTTATAAGGCTCTTTATGTACTTTACAATTCTTGTCTCTTTCATGAGATTCAGCCTATACCCTTTAAGTATACAAGCATGTTCTTAAAGCTGAAGTGAGGTTCAATATTGAAACGGGTTTTGGGGGTTCATAAAGGGGGGGCAAAGCCCCCAGGATTAACCTATATAGTCCTTCATAGCTTCATAAGCTTTCATAGCCTTTTCAAACCTTGCGTTTACTACGTCCCAGTTAAGATTCTTGAGAACCGCATCCACGTATGGGGGTCTCTTATTCTTGTAGTCTACATAATAAGCGTGCTCGTATGTATCCACAACTATTATTGGAATGAACCCATGCAGGTTGTAAACGTTGTGGGCATCAAGTCCATTTACAACGAGTCTCCCTGAAAACAGGTCAAGCCCAAGGACAGCCCATCCTCTGAATGCAACGGCTGCGGCTTTTAACTCATTTGTGCATGTGTCCCAACCACCGAGGTCTTCTTCAACTTTTTTCTTGAAAGCTTCTGAAGGCTCCCCTTTTGCTCCAAGGTGACCAAAGTATAGCTCGTGCAGGACTATACCCATGTAGTTGAAGGTCTCCTCAACCTTTAGCTCCCTGTACTCGGAGTAGTTCTGGTTTGCTTTTCCCCTGTCGGAAAAACTCTGGTCTGCTAATTTCTCCTGTATCTCGTTGTATTTCGTAACGTACCCCTTGTAATGGGCTTCAAAGTGGGGTTCAATCTGCTCGTTAGATATACCATCCAGGTTTTGCGGCTTTAAATGGTCTCTTGGAGTAAGTTTATGAACTCCCATGGCTTAACCTCCTTTTTTTGGTTTTTCACTGATTATAACACCCTAAACCTAAAAACCCTTTATGATACTAAGCATATAGGCTTGATAAACGGCAAGATAGGTTTGTGTTAGGATTTCTAAACAAAGATGAGCAGGTTTCTGCTGGTACTTTTTACGGTTGCTGTAGTTTTTGGACAGGACAGAAAGTTGGTATACGGGGGAGTTTTTACTGGAGCACCAGAGGATTACCTGCAGAACATAAAGGTTATAAGCGGTGAGCTGCTTGAGAGGACCTGCATATGCTCAGTAAAACTTGAGAGTAGTATCAGGAGCTGTGTTGGAATGTGCGTGAGTAA from Hydrogenivirga caldilitoris includes these protein-coding regions:
- a CDS encoding RsmE family RNA methyltransferase → MGRSRPAPMHIFISEKRKGNTFYITDEELRHLKVRRISKGETIGVIWEGKLYSCVLVDNRKSEALCEIIEEVHVEAPEVHITLYQSVPLELKTFELIVQKSTELGVRKVIPVITGRSFRNKEVLYKKKERWKKVSLEAMKQSGRPYKLEIEDVVDINEIEPVHQVNILLDNFHRGAYISELELKTVKDIGIVVGPEGGFSRQEGSLLRDKGFLSVRLKPHVLRAETAAIVSVGIIVNLAGS
- a CDS encoding damage-control phosphatase ARMT1 family protein — encoded protein: MKAYPACIPCLINQGLNAVKKLGLGDEVEREIAVRSLKFLSEVKEFDKSPAYYAYFIQKLVKELSGTEDPFWKQKKLANEVALNMLPELEKELEHAEDQLAYALRLAAVGNYIDFAIRGDLNISEDLTKLLKSSFFVWDYAVFRERLSSSNMVLIIGDNAGEIVFDKPLVKLLKNMGKEVFYAVKGAPILNDATYEDAVEVSMTGLCNVVDNGSDKVGTWLEDCSEDFLKLFYDSDIVISKGQANFETLSGVSREVFFLLVAKCEPIANEVGGEVRRFILKFKPTKTT
- the ileS gene encoding isoleucine--tRNA ligase gives rise to the protein MDYKSTLNLPRTEFPMKANLADKEPQILKRWGNLYEKIRELRKGREIFLLHDGPPYANGHIHIGHALNKILKDIINKYNLLTGKDIIYVPGWDCHGLPIERQVEKELKERKIRKEDLPKGEFRKLCRDYANRFVDIQREEFIRLGVIGDWKTPYLTMDPKYEAQEVRELGRFYEKGLAYRSKKPVYWCIYDMTAEAEAEVEYQEKEDPSVYVKFPVTGMKDTYLVIWTTTPWTLPANLGVMVGEDYTYVYFRTTVGTFIVAQELLESFREVTGLDGEVFKKVKGSELVGVSYEHPFVQRSELKDHLSEETLKNMWKVYPSEFVELGTGTGLVHMAPGHGQEDYTVGIRYGLEPYSPLDDSGRFVSPAPDFLLGVRVFDANALIVNLLKEKGYLLHHSKVKHSYPHCWRCKNPVIFRATHQWFIGMEARLNSSTLREVALTEIERVRWIPDYGKNRIKSMVENRPDWCISRQRYWGVPIAVFYCKQCGEVASEKEVFEHVANLIEENEFGADVWFEKDERELLPEGYRCKRCGSAEFKKEEDILDVWFDSGCSHASVIRPLGFDRADMYLEGSDQHRGWFQASLLESVGSYGHAPYKAVLTHGFTVDEKGRKMSKSLGNVVSPQEIIDKYGADILRLWVASEDYSEDVKLGSSILKNLIDDYRKIRNTLRFLLANLYDFDPNRDRVEPNKLHHFDRWMLSYLQGILKEVHRHYSNYVFHRVYHLIRNFCTTTLSSLYLDVLKDRLYVYSPNSWERRSAQTVLYELLIALSTSIAPFLSFTAEEVWEYIRGINPHLEESVFLSEIPKPDEALIDGKLEAEYSKLLKVRDEVLSALEKARKENLIRHPYEAKVYIQTKGELLDLLEKYKDYINFLFTVSQVELDKGGDIVVAGEEVENLTLGVSHAVGKKCPRCWIYYREEEFDGEVCQRCCNALKEMGYVCT
- a CDS encoding DHH family phosphoesterase; the protein is MKRESIPLLDFLKEAKGKILILTHENPDGDALGSAMALYLFLKKVGKDVTVGCKDKIPHFLDFIPHSEEVISIPDGKFYDIGIIVDSAGFYRAGTEVKVATRIRIDHHVGGEFYGRYDYIDPKSPATAALIYELISAWDETKIDADIATCIYAGLATDTGFFKYSNTNEYTFELAKKLVHYGADPNYVYRMFSERESINKMKLIAKVLETLTLYEDGLVAGITIFDRFFRETGTEYSDSEGLVNYPRSIEGVEVAFALIEKPDEGIWKVSLRSKVNADVSKIAERLGGGGHKYASGAKIKANSHKEALDKLLSEIRKQLELQKIHH
- a CDS encoding deoxyribonuclease IV encodes the protein MALFGAHVSSAGSILKTFDRAKEVTAEVFQFFLRSPRAWRWKGVSNELVNTFSQELQNFGKPVMVHAPYLLNLASADLELRNRSISVFLEELELCDRAGIHFYNFHPGTAKGISEEEALRNIVSSLERVFNSYEPKTTTVLLENTAGERGDMGKNFSELKEIIDRFPGVKLGVCIDTCHAFAYGYEINKEVGFSRFLSEIERTIGFDRIKAIHANDSKVPLGGRRDRHEHIGEGFIGYEGFRNFLRHEYLRELPYYIETPKTGGMDIVNLNRLREIYSL
- a CDS encoding HU family DNA-binding protein, whose translation is MTKAELVAEVAKQAGITKKEADAALKAAVGAISKALKKGERIAIPGLGIFTVKKRAARKGRNPRTGQVIQIPARKVVAFKPAKDLRDSIK
- a CDS encoding superoxide dismutase; its protein translation is MGVHKLTPRDHLKPQNLDGISNEQIEPHFEAHYKGYVTKYNEIQEKLADQSFSDRGKANQNYSEYRELKVEETFNYMGIVLHELYFGHLGAKGEPSEAFKKKVEEDLGGWDTCTNELKAAAVAFRGWAVLGLDLFSGRLVVNGLDAHNVYNLHGFIPIIVVDTYEHAYYVDYKNKRPPYVDAVLKNLNWDVVNARFEKAMKAYEAMKDYIG